The region GCGGCACGATGACCGGGCCGGTGCTCGGCCTCTCGGCTGCGGTCATGGCCGGCGCGCTGGTCGCGGCGGCGGGGCGCTTCCTGCTCGAACGCATGGGTGAAACCATCGTGCTCGCCTCGCGCCGGACGCTGGTGGACCGCATCCTGCGGCTCAGGGTCCCAGAGGTGGACCGGCTCAGTCCCGGCGACCTGCTGTCGCGCGTCGGCTCCGACACGACCCTGCTGCGGGCCGTCTGCACGGACGCGCTGGCGTCGCTGGTCGGAGGCGCGTTCACGTTCCTCGGCGCGGCCGTGATGATGGCGATCATGGACGGCCTGCTCCTCGGGGTCACCCTGGCCGTGGTCGCCCTGGTCGCGGTCATGGGCGTGGTGATCGCCCCGCGCATCCGGCGGGCCTCGCTGCGGGCCCAGGAGGCGCTGGGCGAGATGGGCTCGATGCTCGACCGGGCGCTCCAAGCGTTCCGTACGGTCAAGGCCAGCGGCGCGGAGATCCGCGAGACCGCGGTGGTGACCGCGGCGGCCACCGAGGCGCGCGACCGCGGGGTGGCCGCCGCCGGATGGACGTCGCTCGCCGGGGTCGGCGCGTGGACGTCGATCCAGCTCGCGTTCCTCGCGGTGCTGGGAGTCGGCGGCGCGCGGGTCGCGTCGGGGGAGATGGAGATCTCCGCGCTGATCGCGTTCCTGATGTACCTGTTCTACCTGGTCTCCCCGATCGGGCAGATCATCCAGAGCCTCACCCAGATGCAGAACGGCCTGGCCGCGGTCACCCGCATCCAGGAGATCGTCCTGCTGCCCGCGGAACCGGTCGCCGCGCCCGCCTCCGTGCCCACCCGGGCGGCGGGCGGCGACCCCGTCGGGGTGACGTTCGCGGACGTCGTGTTCCGGTACGACGATGACCGGCCGGTCGTGCACCACGGCGTGACCTTCGAGGTGCCCGCGGGCGGCATGACCGCGCTCGTCGGCCCCTCCGGCGCGGGCAAGTCGACGGTGTTCGGCCTGATCGAGCGGTTCTACGAGGCGGACGAGGGGACCGTCGCGATCGGCGGGCGCGACGTCCGCGACTGGCCGCTCGGCGAGCTGCGGGCCATGCTCGGGTACGTCGAGCAGGACGCCCCCGTGCTCGCCGGGACGCTGCGGGAGAACCTGGTCTTCGGCGCGCCGGAGGCGACCGGCGAGGAGATCGCCCGCGCCCTGGCCCGCACCCGCCTCGACGACCTGGTCGAGCGGCTGCCCGAGGGGCTGGAGACGCCGGTCGGCCACCGCGGGGTCCTGCTGTCGGGAGGGGAGCGGCAGCGGGTGGCCATCGCCAGGGCGCTGCTGCGCCGGCCGAGGCTGCTGCTGCTCGACGAGGCGACGTCCCAGCTCGACGCCGTCAACGAGCTGCGCCTGCGGGAGGTCGTGGCGGAGGTGGCGCGGGAGACGACGGTCCTGGTGATCGCCCATCGCCTGTCCACCGTGACCGGGGCCGACCGGATCGTGGTGATGGAGGCCGGGCGTGTGCGGGCCTGGGGCACCCACGACGAGCTCGTCGCGGCCGACACGCTCTACCGGGAGCTCGCCGCCACGCAGTTCCTCGTCGCGACCTGAACCGGCGACCGGCGGGCCCGCGCGGGCGGGCGATGCGGGCGGGCGATGCGGAACCGTGAGCAGCCCTTACACCTGGCCACAGCTTCTTTCGACCGGGAGCCGGGAAGGCAGGAGGTGCGTTACCTCTCCTTCACCACCGCCCCGGACGCCGGGGGCAACGCGCGTGCGGGCGCGCCCGGTGGCCGGGCCGGAGGCGGGGCGCTCCGGTCAGTGGGCCGGGGCGCCCCGCCGCGTTCCGTCTAAGGTGGTGCGCCATGCGGCCCACGGCTTTGATCACCGGCGCTTCGCGCGGTATCGGCGCGGCGATCGCCCGCGCCCTCGCCCCCACGTACGACCTGCTGCTCGGCGGCCGGGACGGCACGGCGCTCGACGCGCTGTGCCGCGAGCTGCCCGGGTCCCGTCCCTGGGCGGTGGAGCTCACCGACCTGACCCCCGCCGAGGTGGAGGGGGTGGAGCGGCTCGACCTGCTGGTGCACAGCGCGGGGATCGCCAGGCTCGGCCATCTCGCCGACACCCCGGCCGAGGTGTGGCGCCGGACGCTGGAGGTCAACGTCGTCGCGGTCGCCGAACTGACCCGGCTGCTGCTACCCGCCCTCCGGGCGGCCAGGGGGCACGTCGTGCTGATCAACTCCGGCGCGGGGCAGCGGGCCAACCCCAACTGGGGCTCCTACGCCGCCAGCAAGTTCGCCCTCCGCGCCTACGGCGACGTGCTGCGCGAGGAGGAGCAGCCGAACGGCGTGCGGGTCACCTCGATCTTCCCCGGCCGGGTGGGCACGGACATGCAAAGGGACGTGCGCGAGCAGGAGGGTGAGCCGTACGAGCCGGGAAGGTATCTGGAGGCGGAGTCGGTGGCGCGCGCCGTGCTGACCGCCGTGACGGCGACCCCGGACGCGCATGTCACCGAGATCACCGTGCGGCCGGCGGCGGGGCCCACCCGCTGACGGCCCGCCGGACCGGCCGTGGCGCCACGATGCCGCTACCATGCCGCCCACCTGGAGGACCGGTGCACGTGACTTACTGGTGCGAGATGGCGTGGCTGCCGCCCGGCGAGGTCGTGGAGAGCGTCGCGGTGGCGATCGAGGGCTCCCGCGTCGCGGACGTCCGGCCGGGCGTGCCGCCTCCGCCGGGCGCCGAGCGGCTGGCCGGGCTGACCCTGCCCGGCCTGGCCAACTGCCACTCGCACGCCTTCCACCGCGCCCTGCGCGGCCACACCCAGACGGGCCGGGGCGACTTCTGGAGCTGGCGGGAGCGGATGTACGCGGTCGCCGAGACGCTCGACCCGGACCGCTACCTCGCGCTGGCCACCGCGACGTACGCGGAGATGGCGCTCGCCGGGATCACCGCCGTGGCCGAGTTCCACTACCTGCACCACGGCCCCGGGGGCACGCCGTACGCGAACCCGAACGCGATGGGCGAGGCGCTGGTCGAGGCGGCCAGGCGGGCCGGGCTGCGCATCGCCCTGCTGGACGCCTGTTACCTGACCGGCGGCATCGGCGACGCCCTCACGGGTGCCCAGGTGCGGTTCGGCGACGGGGACGCCGAGCGCTGGGCGGCCAGGGCCGACGCGCTGGCGGGGGCCCACGAGGGCGCGCGGGACGTGGAGATCGGCGCGGCCATCCACTCCGTGCGCGCGGTGCCCCCCGAGCAGATGCACGTCGTGGTCGACTTCGCCCACCGGCACACCGGCCCGCTGCACGTCCACGTGTCCGAGCAGCGGGCCGAGAACGAGGCGTGCGTG is a window of Microbispora sp. NBC_01189 DNA encoding:
- a CDS encoding ABC transporter ATP-binding protein — its product is MATDGDDPGDGSPARQRRASLGDRAAWRVLLDQVRPHRRTLLLGGLLSLAGSLAGLAMPLMAKQVIDAFGAGGTMTGPVLGLSAAVMAGALVAAAGRFLLERMGETIVLASRRTLVDRILRLRVPEVDRLSPGDLLSRVGSDTTLLRAVCTDALASLVGGAFTFLGAAVMMAIMDGLLLGVTLAVVALVAVMGVVIAPRIRRASLRAQEALGEMGSMLDRALQAFRTVKASGAEIRETAVVTAAATEARDRGVAAAGWTSLAGVGAWTSIQLAFLAVLGVGGARVASGEMEISALIAFLMYLFYLVSPIGQIIQSLTQMQNGLAAVTRIQEIVLLPAEPVAAPASVPTRAAGGDPVGVTFADVVFRYDDDRPVVHHGVTFEVPAGGMTALVGPSGAGKSTVFGLIERFYEADEGTVAIGGRDVRDWPLGELRAMLGYVEQDAPVLAGTLRENLVFGAPEATGEEIARALARTRLDDLVERLPEGLETPVGHRGVLLSGGERQRVAIARALLRRPRLLLLDEATSQLDAVNELRLREVVAEVARETTVLVIAHRLSTVTGADRIVVMEAGRVRAWGTHDELVAADTLYRELAATQFLVAT
- a CDS encoding SDR family oxidoreductase — encoded protein: MRPTALITGASRGIGAAIARALAPTYDLLLGGRDGTALDALCRELPGSRPWAVELTDLTPAEVEGVERLDLLVHSAGIARLGHLADTPAEVWRRTLEVNVVAVAELTRLLLPALRAARGHVVLINSGAGQRANPNWGSYAASKFALRAYGDVLREEEQPNGVRVTSIFPGRVGTDMQRDVREQEGEPYEPGRYLEAESVARAVLTAVTATPDAHVTEITVRPAAGPTR
- a CDS encoding formimidoylglutamate deiminase, whose protein sequence is MHVTYWCEMAWLPPGEVVESVAVAIEGSRVADVRPGVPPPPGAERLAGLTLPGLANCHSHAFHRALRGHTQTGRGDFWSWRERMYAVAETLDPDRYLALATATYAEMALAGITAVAEFHYLHHGPGGTPYANPNAMGEALVEAARRAGLRIALLDACYLTGGIGDALTGAQVRFGDGDAERWAARADALAGAHEGARDVEIGAAIHSVRAVPPEQMHVVVDFAHRHTGPLHVHVSEQRAENEACVEAYAATPVQVLHEHGALGPRSTAVHATHLSDVDVALLGGSTSHVCMCPTTERDLADGVGPARRLLDAGSPVTLGSDSQAVIDLFEEARAVELDERLVTGQRGHWPAADLLHAATAAGQASLGFPDAGCLVPGAWADLVSVRLDSVRTAGATRASAVASVVFTATAADVHSVVSGGRRVVTDGRHVLGDAGRLLREALAPLVA